The following are encoded together in the Clostridium sp. BJN0013 genome:
- a CDS encoding tetratricopeptide repeat protein: MSIKSYFAEKLSKLLFLEIKKENIKKIFKISLEEDIYIPINSRYIVDSIKLQDNLDKIPVTYFIEGMFYVLGADEEFRFNKYYKDIISKDKNNNKFIKSIIGKNVKSKNYEEAYIILKGLSQIEDTVEIYDKLIVMAEEIRKKNNIYKEEELNILQKAKLKDNYALPYLYEAIIKKEEGDDERALFCINNYIVKGGEETLEVTDMKQWLKSAVDYDRGKELLESNPQEALKYLIPLIDILGDNASIYYYIAVGYRMIENHEKAIYYLNEALNIDSSIVEVVNEMGINYASLGNYERAIAYLRKAFEATKSVEVCTNLILCYLNSGNLKDAKAHLEIAKKLDSKDQVVIELNEIINKTVDKN; this comes from the coding sequence ATGAGTATAAAATCTTATTTTGCAGAGAAATTGTCTAAATTATTATTCTTGGAAATAAAAAAAGAAAACATTAAAAAGATATTTAAGATTTCATTAGAAGAAGATATATATATACCTATAAATTCCAGGTATATAGTAGATAGTATTAAACTACAGGATAATCTGGATAAAATACCTGTAACATATTTTATAGAAGGTATGTTTTATGTATTGGGGGCAGATGAGGAATTTAGATTTAATAAATACTATAAAGATATAATTTCTAAAGATAAAAATAATAATAAGTTTATAAAAAGTATAATTGGAAAAAATGTTAAAAGCAAAAATTATGAAGAAGCCTATATAATTTTGAAAGGCTTATCCCAAATAGAAGATACTGTAGAAATATATGATAAACTCATAGTTATGGCAGAGGAAATTAGAAAGAAAAATAATATATATAAAGAAGAGGAATTAAATATATTGCAAAAGGCTAAACTTAAAGATAATTATGCTCTGCCTTATTTATATGAGGCAATTATAAAGAAAGAAGAAGGAGACGACGAAAGGGCGCTGTTTTGTATAAATAACTACATAGTAAAAGGTGGAGAAGAAACTCTAGAGGTAACAGATATGAAACAGTGGTTGAAGTCTGCCGTAGATTATGACAGGGGGAAAGAACTTTTGGAAAGCAATCCCCAGGAAGCTCTGAAATATTTAATTCCCCTTATAGATATTTTAGGAGACAATGCCTCTATTTATTATTATATAGCTGTGGGATATAGGATGATTGAAAACCACGAAAAAGCTATCTATTATTTAAATGAAGCTTTAAATATAGATAGCAGCATAGTGGAGGTGGTAAATGAAATGGGAATAAATTATGCATCTTTAGGAAATTATGAAAGGGCCATAGCTTATTTAAGGAAAGCTTTTGAAGCCACTAAATCAGTGGAGGTATGTACAAATCTTATATTGTGTTATTTGAATTCAGGAAATTTAAAAGATGCTAAAGCTCATTTGGAAATTGCAAAAAAATTGGATTCAAAAGATCAGGTGGTAATAGAGTTAAACGAAATTATTAATAAAACAGTAGATAAGAATTAA
- the galU gene encoding UTP--glucose-1-phosphate uridylyltransferase GalU: MNVKKAIIPAAGLGTRFLPATKAQPKEMLPIVDKPTIQYIIEEAVASGIEEILIITGRNKRAIEDHFDKSIELERELEKKGKEDLLKIVKDISSISDIYYIRQKEPKGLGHAIGCARTFVGNQPFAVMLGDDVVDNEVPCLKQLIDCYNEYKTSIIGVQEVPKEEVYKYGIVKGMYIENNVYKVKDLIEKPKVEEAPSNMAILGRYIITPSIFEILQNTTPGKGGEIQLTDALRTLAKNEAMYAYTFQGRRYDVGDKLGFLQATVEFALKKEELKKPFMKYLLGLKEQTIFKEVKDEVTDKVKEKQLQ, encoded by the coding sequence ATGAATGTAAAAAAAGCTATAATACCCGCCGCAGGGTTGGGTACACGGTTTTTACCTGCTACTAAAGCCCAGCCTAAAGAGATGCTTCCCATAGTAGATAAACCCACTATACAATATATTATAGAAGAAGCAGTAGCCTCTGGAATAGAAGAAATATTGATAATAACAGGGAGAAATAAAAGGGCTATAGAAGATCATTTTGACAAATCTATAGAATTGGAAAGAGAACTGGAGAAAAAGGGAAAAGAAGATCTTTTGAAAATAGTAAAAGATATATCCAGTATATCGGATATTTATTATATAAGACAAAAAGAACCAAAAGGTCTTGGCCACGCCATAGGTTGTGCCAGAACTTTTGTAGGGAATCAACCTTTTGCAGTAATGCTGGGGGATGATGTGGTAGATAATGAAGTTCCTTGTTTAAAGCAGCTTATAGATTGTTATAATGAATATAAAACTTCAATTATAGGAGTACAGGAAGTACCTAAAGAAGAAGTATACAAATATGGCATAGTGAAAGGTATGTACATAGAAAATAATGTATATAAGGTTAAAGATTTAATAGAAAAACCCAAAGTAGAAGAAGCTCCTTCAAATATGGCTATACTTGGAAGATATATAATAACTCCTTCTATATTTGAAATACTACAAAATACTACTCCAGGAAAAGGAGGAGAAATACAGCTTACAGATGCCCTTAGAACTCTGGCCAAGAATGAAGCTATGTACGCTTATACTTTTCAAGGGAGAAGATATGATGTGGGTGATAAGCTTGGATTCCTTCAGGCTACAGTGGAATTTGCATTAAAGAAAGAAGAACTAAAAAAACCTTTTATGAAATATCTTTTAGGGTTGAAAGAACAGACCATATTTAAAGAAGTTAAGGATGAAGTGACCGATAAGGTAAAGGAGAAACAATTGCAATAG
- a CDS encoding polysaccharide biosynthesis protein, with protein sequence MQKDKKLIVYDIFFLIASLYFALLLKFDFNIPSEYMIFLKLSAVPVVIVTLVCNKFFNLYNNIWKYASVEELISIVYSVSLSNIIFIIYSYFINYKFLENRYYRFPYTVHIIFWILSVLALGGIRFTYRLSGDKKEENCKKRRHKNLLIIGAGDAAAMLIKEIKKHTNFNYNIIGLIDDDKSKRGKLIKGIEVLGGRNEIIEVCKNRGIEEIIIAMPSADLHTKREIINICKNTKCKLKTLPGIYEMIDGNINITKLRDVNIEDLLGREEVKLNTRDISKYIKDKIIMVTGGGGSIGSELCRQLAKFQPKQLLILDIYENNVYDLEMELNYNYADLNKKVIIASIRDSERLKDIFRKYTPQVVFHAAAHKHVPLMEGNPSEAVKNNIIGTYRVLKCCDEFKVEKFVQISTDKAVNPTNVMGATKRFCEIMVQAFNEVSKTEYVAVRFGNVLGSNGSVIPLFKRQIAHGGPVTVTHPEINRFFMTIPEAAQLVIQAGAIAAGGEIFVLDMGKPVKIVDLARDLITLSGYEPDVDIKIEYTGLRPGEKLYEELLMNEIALTSTEHDKIFVEKPNKVDMNFIEKSIDEFKEVLNQDKEHIMQLIEKKVPTYKRKK encoded by the coding sequence ATGCAGAAAGACAAAAAACTTATAGTGTATGACATATTTTTTCTCATAGCTTCTTTATACTTTGCTTTATTACTTAAGTTTGATTTTAATATACCATCAGAGTATATGATATTTTTGAAATTATCTGCTGTTCCAGTGGTTATAGTAACATTAGTGTGCAATAAATTTTTTAATTTATATAACAACATATGGAAATATGCATCTGTAGAAGAGTTGATTTCTATAGTGTACTCCGTATCTCTATCCAATATTATTTTTATAATTTACAGTTATTTTATAAACTATAAATTTCTTGAGAACAGGTATTATAGATTTCCCTATACAGTACATATAATTTTTTGGATACTGTCTGTATTGGCCTTAGGTGGGATAAGATTTACATATAGATTATCTGGAGACAAAAAGGAAGAAAATTGTAAAAAAAGAAGACATAAAAATCTCCTTATAATTGGAGCAGGAGATGCCGCTGCAATGCTCATAAAAGAAATAAAAAAACATACAAATTTCAACTATAATATAATAGGGCTTATAGATGATGACAAATCTAAAAGGGGGAAGCTCATAAAGGGTATAGAAGTTTTAGGTGGAAGAAATGAAATAATAGAGGTATGCAAAAATAGGGGTATAGAAGAAATAATAATTGCAATGCCTTCTGCTGATCTTCATACAAAAAGAGAAATTATAAACATATGTAAAAATACAAAATGCAAATTAAAAACTTTACCGGGAATATATGAGATGATAGACGGAAACATAAATATTACAAAGCTTAGAGATGTAAATATAGAAGATTTGCTTGGAAGAGAAGAGGTTAAATTAAATACTCGGGACATAAGCAAGTACATAAAAGATAAAATTATAATGGTTACAGGTGGAGGAGGATCTATAGGCTCCGAATTATGCAGACAACTAGCTAAATTTCAGCCCAAACAATTACTTATATTAGATATATATGAAAATAATGTATATGATCTTGAGATGGAATTAAATTATAATTATGCTGATTTAAATAAAAAAGTAATTATAGCATCTATAAGAGACAGTGAGAGGTTAAAGGATATATTCAGGAAGTATACTCCACAGGTGGTTTTTCATGCAGCTGCCCATAAGCATGTTCCTCTTATGGAGGGAAATCCTTCAGAAGCTGTAAAGAACAATATAATTGGAACTTATAGAGTTTTAAAATGCTGTGATGAATTTAAAGTAGAGAAATTTGTACAGATAAGTACGGATAAAGCTGTTAACCCTACCAATGTTATGGGGGCTACAAAAAGATTTTGTGAAATAATGGTGCAGGCTTTTAATGAAGTCAGTAAAACTGAATATGTGGCTGTAAGATTTGGAAATGTCTTGGGAAGTAATGGTTCTGTAATTCCATTATTTAAAAGGCAAATAGCTCATGGTGGGCCTGTTACAGTAACTCATCCTGAAATAAATAGATTTTTTATGACAATTCCAGAAGCGGCTCAATTGGTAATTCAGGCAGGTGCTATAGCTGCCGGGGGAGAAATTTTTGTGCTTGATATGGGAAAACCTGTTAAGATAGTGGATTTAGCCAGAGATCTTATAACTTTATCAGGATATGAACCGGATGTAGATATAAAAATAGAATATACAGGTCTTAGACCAGGTGAAAAGTTATATGAAGAACTGCTTATGAATGAAATAGCATTGACTTCTACGGAGCATGATAAAATATTTGTGGAAAAACCTAATAAGGTAGATATGAATTTTATAGAAAAATCTATTGATGAATTTAAAGAAGTATTGAATCAGGATAAAGAGCATATAATGCAGCTTATAGAAAAGAAAGTTCCTACTTATAAGAGAAAAAAATAG
- a CDS encoding glycosyltransferase has product MKNILVISHMYPSPSNSVLGIFVHKQVQKLINEGCKVKVICPVPYVPSFLGVIKKYKAYIDIPTKVFLDGVEVFYPRYVEFPRGLFLQYSGIFMYLGIKRTIDNLYKRFKFNVIHAHTAIPVGFATIHLSKKYNVPFVVTIHGQDFQYTVKKNSMCRKNVFKVLKAADKIITVSNKLKNVIKEKYILNKTIVINNGINPEEYVIKEQVELKGSHIMLSVSALIKTKGIDLNIRAVSKLVKKYPDLMYYIIGDGEENRNLRKLVNDLNLNGNVFFLGRLPHSQVIKYMSSKCDVFSLPSWQEGFGIVYIEAMNSGIPVIGVRGQGIEDVIEDKKNGFLVEPHQVEDLIFTIDYILSNKSEARIIGQNGKNTVLKEFTWLRNAQKTIDIYNEIMR; this is encoded by the coding sequence ATGAAGAATATACTAGTTATTTCCCATATGTATCCCTCACCTTCAAATAGTGTTTTGGGTATTTTTGTCCATAAACAGGTACAGAAGCTTATAAATGAGGGCTGTAAAGTAAAGGTAATATGTCCGGTACCCTATGTGCCATCTTTTTTAGGTGTAATAAAAAAATATAAAGCTTATATTGATATTCCCACTAAAGTATTTCTTGATGGGGTGGAAGTTTTTTATCCTAGATATGTAGAATTTCCAAGAGGGCTATTTCTACAGTACTCTGGAATTTTTATGTATCTTGGTATAAAAAGAACTATAGATAATTTATACAAAAGATTTAAATTCAATGTTATACACGCACATACTGCCATACCTGTAGGTTTCGCAACTATACACTTAAGTAAAAAGTATAATGTACCTTTTGTAGTAACCATTCACGGTCAGGATTTCCAATATACCGTAAAAAAGAATAGTATGTGCAGAAAAAATGTATTTAAAGTTTTAAAAGCTGCAGATAAAATAATAACTGTCAGTAATAAATTGAAAAATGTTATAAAAGAAAAGTATATTTTAAATAAAACCATAGTTATAAATAATGGGATCAATCCTGAAGAGTATGTAATAAAGGAACAAGTGGAATTAAAGGGAAGTCATATAATGCTAAGTGTATCTGCTTTAATAAAAACCAAAGGTATAGATTTAAATATAAGGGCAGTATCAAAACTTGTAAAAAAATATCCTGATTTAATGTATTACATAATTGGAGATGGAGAAGAAAATAGAAATTTAAGAAAGCTGGTAAATGATCTGAATTTAAATGGAAATGTATTTTTTCTAGGTAGATTGCCTCATTCTCAAGTAATAAAATATATGTCTTCGAAATGTGATGTTTTTTCACTTCCCAGCTGGCAAGAAGGATTTGGAATAGTATATATAGAAGCTATGAATAGTGGAATACCGGTTATAGGTGTCAGGGGTCAGGGAATAGAAGACGTTATCGAAGATAAAAAGAATGGTTTTTTAGTTGAACCCCATCAGGTGGAGGATCTGATTTTTACCATAGATTATATATTAAGTAATAAATCTGAAGCCAGAATCATAGGACAAAATGGTAAAAATACTGTATTAAAAGAATTTACCTGGCTTAGAAATGCACAAAAAACTATTGATATATACAATGAAATTATGAGGTGA
- a CDS encoding glycosyltransferase translates to MNIAMILTNGFDPDPRVYKEAKSLKKLGHKITILCWDREGTYVDTPEEDLDGIHIVRFFGNAEYGTGYKQIFKFLNFKDDVYNYMKDKNFQALHCHDFDGLFIGYSINKKLKLKVTYDEHDLFYMYFYNRKGLLNKLIYYSVILLEKHMVKRVDTHIVVTPKMKEVYKKISKNIYIVNNAPYKSLFNDIEKTPDNLLRIGFIGSVRYYDEIKALIDAAQKYDKSVKVIICGWGIYAEQLASYSKKFSNVEIKGAYNISELEQLYKNIDVTYAFYPGDTATISMPNKFYESIITETPIIANKVTEFGHEVWKNNFGYGIEGKNLKEEIEHIIEKLLKDPAEKNNIIENMRKAKNNYFWESNESKLNAIYTICNS, encoded by the coding sequence GTGAATATTGCAATGATATTGACCAATGGATTTGATCCGGATCCCAGAGTATATAAAGAGGCAAAATCACTGAAAAAACTTGGACATAAGATAACTATTTTATGCTGGGATAGAGAGGGAACTTATGTGGATACTCCGGAAGAGGATTTAGATGGAATACATATAGTAAGATTTTTTGGAAATGCAGAATATGGCACAGGATATAAGCAAATTTTTAAGTTTTTAAATTTTAAAGATGATGTTTATAATTACATGAAAGACAAGAATTTTCAAGCACTGCACTGTCATGATTTTGACGGACTTTTTATAGGATATAGTATAAATAAAAAGCTTAAATTAAAGGTTACATATGATGAACACGATTTGTTTTACATGTATTTTTACAATAGGAAGGGACTTCTAAACAAACTTATATATTATTCTGTTATTTTACTGGAAAAACATATGGTAAAAAGAGTAGATACCCATATAGTGGTTACTCCCAAGATGAAGGAAGTTTATAAAAAGATAAGTAAAAATATTTACATAGTAAATAATGCACCTTATAAAAGTTTATTTAATGATATAGAAAAAACTCCAGATAATCTACTTAGAATAGGATTTATAGGTTCTGTTAGATATTATGATGAGATAAAAGCACTAATTGATGCGGCACAAAAGTATGATAAATCTGTAAAGGTAATAATTTGCGGCTGGGGAATATATGCAGAACAACTTGCCAGTTATTCTAAAAAATTCTCAAATGTAGAAATAAAAGGTGCTTATAATATAAGTGAATTGGAACAATTGTATAAAAATATAGATGTAACTTATGCCTTTTATCCAGGGGATACAGCTACCATATCCATGCCTAATAAATTTTATGAAAGCATAATAACAGAGACACCTATTATTGCCAATAAAGTTACGGAGTTTGGACATGAGGTTTGGAAAAATAATTTTGGCTATGGAATAGAAGGAAAAAATCTTAAAGAAGAAATAGAACATATTATAGAGAAACTTCTAAAAGATCCGGCAGAAAAAAATAATATAATAGAAAATATGAGAAAAGCCAAAAATAATTATTTTTGGGAAAGCAATGAATCAAAATTAAATGCTATATATACAATTTGCAATTCATAA
- a CDS encoding glycosyltransferase family 2 protein — MYKKHTVSIIIPVYNEELYIEKCLKSIINQTYENIIEILVVDGMSTDSTRNLLKSFENEKIILINNEKKIQSAALNKGIKMAKGDIVVRVDAHALYDKDYVRECVNTLNKFKGDNVVNVGGPTYLLTSKSYVENCIVFLHESKFGIGVAKFRQKDYDGFVDTVWNGAFYRWVFDEIGFYNESFTRSEDNDLNNRILKSGYKIYQNKNIIAYYKPRSSVKKVLFQNYGNGKAIGQSLINNRDIVKVRHIVPLIFFLTIVIFGLSYRLFFASKIIEILALGSYFIVDMVECIKIGVKNGAKYIPLMFILFFLLHIMYGLGTIVGFFTGLKKAS; from the coding sequence ATGTATAAAAAACATACGGTTTCAATAATAATTCCTGTTTATAATGAAGAACTTTATATAGAGAAATGTTTAAAATCTATAATTAACCAAACTTATGAAAATATTATTGAAATATTAGTGGTAGATGGTATGTCAACGGACTCTACACGAAATCTATTAAAAAGTTTTGAAAATGAAAAAATCATTTTAATAAATAATGAAAAGAAAATTCAATCTGCAGCTTTAAATAAGGGAATAAAAATGGCAAAGGGTGATATAGTGGTTAGAGTTGATGCCCATGCACTATATGATAAAGATTATGTAAGAGAATGTGTAAATACATTAAATAAATTCAAAGGAGATAATGTGGTAAATGTAGGTGGACCTACTTATTTACTTACTTCAAAATCCTATGTGGAAAACTGTATTGTTTTTCTTCATGAAAGTAAATTTGGAATAGGTGTAGCTAAGTTTAGACAGAAGGATTACGATGGCTTTGTAGATACGGTTTGGAATGGAGCTTTCTACCGATGGGTGTTTGATGAAATTGGTTTTTATAATGAAAGTTTTACAAGAAGTGAGGATAATGATTTAAACAATAGAATATTAAAAAGTGGTTATAAAATATATCAAAATAAAAATATAATAGCCTACTATAAACCTAGAAGCAGTGTAAAGAAAGTGCTATTTCAAAATTATGGCAATGGTAAGGCGATAGGCCAATCTCTTATTAATAATAGAGATATAGTAAAAGTCAGACATATTGTGCCTTTAATATTTTTTCTCACCATAGTAATATTTGGATTAAGCTATAGACTTTTTTTTGCAAGTAAAATAATAGAAATTTTGGCTTTGGGAAGCTATTTTATTGTAGATATGGTAGAATGTATAAAAATAGGTGTAAAAAATGGGGCGAAATATATACCTTTAATGTTTATACTATTTTTTTTACTTCACATTATGTATGGCCTAGGAACTATAGTTGGCTTTTTTACTGGCTTAAAAAAAGCATCTTAG